A stretch of Bradyrhizobium sp. AZCC 2262 DNA encodes these proteins:
- a CDS encoding methyl-accepting chemotaxis protein has protein sequence MSFLANFRVLTKVLAIICVLSLITGIMAWLGISSLHSVSERSDTMARSAARALLATRANNNVVAMNRAEFRSALDPRDENRLAARAMIDEQVKQLEERLAEVSKTTDEKTQALLPAVRSALSTYQSQMKQTLQSVDDAKSAELTQSAAGLREVAMKSRAAAETLQIAIRSVATRLDQRVMENNKAAEEEYASASRLLVILAVASVVFGLGFGFAVGQYGIAKPIRAVVELLQQLAAGKYDVGISGTERGDEVGDVAKTAVVFKENGLARIRMEREQKEAEVRAAAQRRTDMLQLADGFERAVGEIVETVSSASTELEASATTLTSTAERSQELTTVVASASEEASTNVQSVASATEELSSSVNEISRQVQESARMASEAVGQARHTNERVGELSKAAARIGDVVELINTIAGQTNLLALNATIEAARAGEAGRGFAVVASEVKALAEQTAKATGEIGQQISSIQAATQESVGAIREISGTIERLSEISSTIAAAVEQQGAATQEISRNVQQAAQGTQQVSANITDVQRGAGETGSASTQVLSAAQSLSTDSNRLKLEVGKFLNSVRAA, from the coding sequence ATGTCGTTTCTGGCGAATTTCCGTGTGCTCACGAAAGTGCTGGCGATCATTTGTGTGCTGTCGCTGATCACGGGGATCATGGCCTGGCTCGGGATCAGTTCGCTGCATTCGGTGAGCGAACGCTCCGACACCATGGCGCGGTCGGCGGCACGGGCCTTGCTGGCTACCCGTGCCAACAACAACGTGGTGGCAATGAACCGCGCCGAGTTTCGCAGCGCTCTTGATCCTCGCGACGAAAACAGGCTGGCTGCACGCGCGATGATTGATGAGCAGGTCAAGCAGCTCGAGGAGCGTCTTGCCGAAGTGAGCAAGACCACTGACGAGAAGACACAGGCTCTGCTGCCGGCCGTCAGATCGGCGCTTTCCACCTATCAGTCGCAAATGAAGCAGACGCTTCAGTCGGTCGACGACGCCAAATCCGCGGAGCTGACGCAGTCGGCGGCAGGATTGCGGGAAGTGGCGATGAAGAGCCGCGCCGCGGCAGAGACGCTGCAGATCGCTATCCGCTCGGTGGCGACCAGGCTTGACCAGAGGGTCATGGAAAACAACAAGGCCGCGGAGGAGGAGTATGCCTCCGCGTCGCGGCTGCTTGTCATCCTCGCGGTCGCAAGCGTGGTGTTCGGCCTGGGGTTCGGCTTCGCGGTCGGTCAGTACGGCATTGCCAAGCCGATCCGGGCGGTGGTCGAGTTGTTGCAGCAGCTCGCCGCCGGCAAATACGACGTCGGCATTTCGGGCACGGAGCGCGGCGACGAGGTCGGCGACGTCGCCAAGACCGCCGTGGTGTTCAAGGAAAATGGCCTTGCGCGGATCCGCATGGAGCGTGAGCAGAAGGAGGCGGAAGTTCGCGCCGCCGCGCAACGCCGCACCGACATGCTTCAGCTCGCCGACGGTTTCGAGCGGGCGGTAGGCGAGATCGTCGAAACCGTGTCGTCGGCCTCTACCGAACTCGAAGCCTCCGCCACCACGCTGACATCGACCGCCGAGCGCTCGCAGGAGTTGACCACCGTGGTGGCGTCGGCTTCGGAAGAAGCTTCGACCAATGTGCAGTCGGTCGCCTCCGCCACCGAAGAGCTCTCCTCTTCGGTCAATGAGATCAGCCGTCAGGTCCAGGAATCGGCGCGGATGGCGAGCGAGGCCGTCGGTCAGGCCCGTCACACCAACGAGCGCGTCGGCGAACTGTCGAAGGCGGCCGCTCGCATCGGCGACGTCGTCGAGCTCATCAACACCATCGCCGGCCAGACCAATCTGCTGGCGCTCAACGCCACCATCGAGGCGGCGCGCGCCGGCGAGGCCGGCCGCGGCTTTGCGGTGGTGGCGTCGGAAGTGAAGGCGCTCGCGGAACAGACGGCGAAGGCCACCGGCGAGATCGGTCAGCAGATATCCAGCATTCAGGCCGCGACCCAGGAGTCGGTCGGCGCGATCAGGGAGATCAGCGGCACCATCGAAAGGCTGTCGGAGATCTCCTCGACGATTGCGGCGGCAGTGGAACAGCAGGGCGCGGCGACGCAGGAGATTTCCCGCAACGTGCAGCAGGCAGCGCAAGGTACCCAGCAGGTCTCCGCCAACATCACCGACGTGCAGCGCGGCGCCGGCGAGACCGGCTCGGCCTCGACGCAGGTGCTCTCCGCCGCCCAGTCCCTGTCGACGGACTCCAACCGCCTCAAGCTCGAGGTCGGCAAGTTCCTCAACTCGGTGCGGGCGGCCTGA
- a CDS encoding methyl-accepting chemotaxis protein encodes MIKLNRIGNKLGLAGAVGVLLAIGMVTNQIMTESAVTAANDRAARSQKVADTSLEAHLELRKIQLAARDIRLARTPADVEKTVAELQRHKAAMAKDIEAALETAKMAATQDRLQKTKALMEGFTAAVEDLAKAQITLLAQIDKRSGVSDEWTKAVAAQLGSPAMAKLDNRLEIERLLFQADARVSTLRAAAWKLGATGDANLVTEMGKTEASLKDVFNKLRGEADDRELLVVVSNLSSIVKRFLAANEDAVKTEQIKNDIIINRTTKSAADAADLMEATVENSKKNALTSKEEVVAETAQANRISLVMALVVVVSLIGSVVFSFLGVARPMTRLNGALGKMAGGDLDVEIPGAGRGDEIGDLAKTVTVIRENAEHKAREEAETKINQDQVAAQRRKAEMIKLADDFEGAVGKIVETVSSASSELEASAGTLTATAERAQELTTMVAAASEEASTNVQSVASSTEEMASSITEIGRQVQESARMANEAVDQARTTNGRVSELSKAAARIGAVVELINTIAEQTNLLALNATIEAARAGDAGRGFAVVASEVKALAEQTSKATGEIGQQITGIQAATQESVGAIQAISTTIEKLSEISSTIAAAVEEQGAATQEISRNVQQAARGTQQVSANITDVQRGAGETGTASSQVLSSAQSLSSDSGRLKREVGKFLNSVRAA; translated from the coding sequence ATGATCAAGCTCAACCGTATCGGAAACAAACTGGGCTTGGCCGGAGCGGTCGGCGTCTTGCTGGCGATCGGCATGGTGACCAACCAGATAATGACCGAATCTGCGGTCACGGCCGCCAATGATCGGGCTGCCCGCTCGCAGAAGGTGGCCGATACCTCGCTGGAGGCACATCTCGAGCTTCGCAAGATACAGCTCGCCGCCCGCGATATCAGGCTGGCGCGAACTCCCGCCGATGTCGAAAAGACTGTCGCCGAGCTGCAGCGGCACAAGGCGGCCATGGCGAAGGACATCGAGGCTGCGCTCGAAACGGCAAAGATGGCGGCCACCCAGGATCGGCTACAGAAGACCAAGGCCCTGATGGAAGGCTTTACCGCTGCCGTGGAAGATCTCGCTAAGGCGCAGATCACGCTGCTGGCGCAGATCGACAAGCGCTCGGGCGTCTCGGATGAATGGACCAAGGCCGTCGCGGCGCAGTTGGGTTCACCGGCGATGGCGAAACTGGACAATCGCCTCGAGATCGAACGTCTGCTGTTTCAGGCCGATGCCAGGGTGAGCACGCTGCGGGCGGCGGCCTGGAAGCTCGGCGCCACCGGTGATGCCAATTTGGTCACCGAGATGGGCAAGACCGAGGCCTCGCTGAAGGATGTCTTTAACAAGCTGCGCGGAGAGGCGGACGACCGCGAGTTGCTGGTCGTTGTCAGCAACCTGTCTTCGATCGTCAAGCGCTTCCTGGCCGCCAACGAGGACGCCGTAAAGACCGAGCAGATAAAGAACGACATCATCATCAACCGCACCACCAAGTCCGCCGCCGATGCCGCCGATCTGATGGAAGCAACGGTCGAGAATTCCAAGAAGAATGCGCTGACCTCCAAGGAAGAGGTAGTGGCCGAAACAGCGCAGGCCAACCGGATCAGCTTGGTCATGGCCCTCGTCGTCGTCGTGTCGCTGATCGGCTCGGTGGTTTTTTCCTTCCTTGGGGTCGCACGTCCGATGACGCGCCTGAACGGTGCGTTGGGCAAGATGGCCGGCGGCGATCTCGATGTCGAGATTCCCGGCGCCGGCCGCGGCGACGAAATCGGCGACCTCGCCAAGACGGTGACCGTCATTCGCGAGAACGCCGAGCACAAGGCGCGCGAGGAAGCCGAGACCAAGATCAACCAGGATCAGGTCGCGGCGCAGCGGCGCAAGGCCGAAATGATCAAGCTCGCCGACGATTTCGAAGGCGCGGTCGGCAAGATCGTGGAGACCGTGTCCTCGGCGTCGAGCGAACTCGAAGCCTCCGCCGGCACGCTGACGGCAACCGCCGAACGCGCCCAGGAACTGACCACGATGGTCGCTGCGGCTTCTGAGGAAGCCTCAACCAATGTGCAGTCGGTGGCCTCCTCCACCGAGGAGATGGCCTCGTCCATCACCGAGATCGGCCGTCAGGTCCAGGAATCGGCGCGGATGGCCAATGAGGCCGTCGATCAGGCCCGCACCACCAACGGCCGGGTCAGCGAATTGTCGAAGGCGGCAGCCCGCATCGGCGCGGTGGTCGAACTCATCAACACCATCGCCGAACAGACCAATTTGCTGGCGCTCAACGCCACCATCGAGGCGGCCCGCGCCGGCGACGCCGGCCGCGGTTTCGCCGTCGTGGCGTCCGAGGTAAAGGCGCTGGCGGAACAGACCTCGAAGGCGACCGGCGAAATCGGCCAGCAGATCACCGGCATCCAGGCCGCCACCCAGGAGTCGGTCGGGGCGATCCAGGCGATCAGCACCACGATCGAGAAGCTGTCGGAGATATCCTCGACGATTGCGGCCGCCGTGGAAGAGCAGGGCGCCGCCACCCAGGAAATCTCCCGCAACGTGCAGCAGGCGGCCCGCGGCACCCAGCAGGTCTCCGCCAACATCACCGACGTGCAGCGCGGCGCCGGCGAGACCGGCACGGCGTCCTCGCAGGTGCTTTCGTCGGCCCAGTCGCTGTCATCGGACTCGGGTCGTCTCAAGCGCGAGGTCGGCAAATTCCTCAACTCGGTGCGGGCGGCCTGA
- a CDS encoding methyl-accepting chemotaxis protein encodes MLAKYSIRTKIITVVAFLLVAMTGMGLLAVRNMRSINANTVDITTSWLPSVRVLGDLRAGVITYRNVIREHMLSDTLEEKLAMEKTLATVIEANTKFRAAYEPMITSPEERALYAEWSKLWDKYNAGTQEVMALSRKAVGKIPTEAHELNTKTVNKIGLEADAVLSKDIDLNNRGADKAAQDAADSYGSALTMLATILGAAIILGIGVSAYLVRDVSSGIASIVSPMQALGQGDLSAKVPHQGEKTEIGAMADTLQVFKQALIAKKAADEAAALDAEAKIERGRRVDGITRNFESVIGEIVQTVSSASTQLEASAGTLSATAERSQTLTSTVASASGEASANVQSVASATEELSSSVTEIGRQVQESARMATDAVGQARVTNDRVSQLSKAASRIGDVVELINTIAGQTNLLALNATIEAARAGDAGRGFAVVASEVKALAEQTAKATGEISQQITGIQGATQESVNAIKEISGTIERLAEISSAIAAAVEEQGAATQEISRNVQQAARGTQQVSSNISDVQRGAGETGAASSQVLSAAQSLSGDSHRLKLEVGRFLDSVRAA; translated from the coding sequence ATGCTCGCCAAATACTCGATCCGCACCAAGATCATCACCGTTGTGGCATTCCTGCTCGTCGCGATGACGGGTATGGGCCTGCTCGCGGTCAGGAACATGCGGTCGATCAACGCCAACACGGTCGACATCACCACCAGTTGGCTGCCGAGCGTCCGCGTGCTGGGAGATCTGCGCGCCGGCGTCATCACCTATCGCAACGTGATCCGCGAGCACATGCTGTCCGACACGCTGGAGGAAAAGCTGGCGATGGAAAAGACGCTCGCCACCGTCATCGAGGCCAACACCAAGTTTCGTGCCGCCTATGAGCCGATGATCACGTCGCCGGAAGAGCGTGCGCTCTATGCCGAGTGGTCGAAGCTCTGGGACAAGTATAACGCGGGCACCCAGGAAGTGATGGCGCTGTCGCGCAAGGCGGTCGGCAAGATTCCGACCGAGGCGCACGAACTGAACACCAAGACAGTCAACAAGATCGGGCTCGAGGCCGATGCCGTCCTGAGCAAGGATATCGACCTCAACAACAGAGGCGCCGACAAGGCGGCGCAGGATGCCGCCGACAGTTACGGCTCCGCGCTGACGATGCTTGCGACGATTCTCGGCGCGGCCATCATCCTCGGTATCGGCGTCAGCGCCTATCTGGTTCGCGACGTATCGAGCGGCATCGCCTCCATCGTCAGCCCGATGCAGGCGCTGGGCCAAGGCGATCTGAGCGCGAAGGTGCCGCATCAGGGCGAGAAGACCGAAATCGGCGCCATGGCTGATACCCTCCAGGTGTTCAAGCAAGCGCTGATCGCCAAGAAGGCCGCTGACGAAGCCGCGGCGCTCGACGCCGAAGCCAAGATCGAGCGCGGCCGCCGTGTCGACGGCATCACCCGCAATTTCGAAAGCGTGATCGGCGAGATCGTGCAGACGGTATCGTCGGCTTCGACCCAGCTCGAAGCCTCCGCCGGCACGCTGTCGGCGACGGCCGAACGCTCGCAAACACTGACGTCGACCGTGGCGTCGGCTTCCGGGGAAGCCTCTGCCAACGTGCAGTCGGTGGCGTCGGCGACCGAAGAGCTTTCCTCCTCGGTCACCGAGATCGGCCGTCAGGTGCAGGAATCGGCGCGGATGGCCACCGATGCGGTTGGCCAGGCCCGTGTCACCAACGACCGGGTCAGCCAGCTGTCCAAGGCGGCGAGCCGTATCGGCGACGTGGTCGAGCTCATCAACACCATCGCCGGCCAGACCAATTTGCTGGCGCTCAACGCCACCATCGAGGCGGCGCGTGCCGGCGACGCCGGCCGCGGGTTTGCGGTCGTGGCATCGGAAGTGAAGGCGCTCGCGGAGCAGACGGCAAAAGCCACCGGCGAGATCAGCCAGCAGATTACCGGCATTCAGGGCGCGACCCAGGAGTCGGTGAATGCAATCAAGGAAATCAGCGGCACCATTGAACGGCTGGCAGAGATCTCTTCGGCCATCGCGGCTGCCGTGGAAGAGCAGGGCGCGGCGACGCAGGAAATTTCGCGCAACGTGCAGCAGGCTGCCCGCGGAACCCAGCAGGTTTCCTCCAACATCTCCGACGTGCAGCGCGGCGCAGGCGAGACCGGCGCGGCCTCTTCGCAGGTGCTCTCGGCGGCGCAGTCGCTGTCGGGCGACAGCCATCGCCTCAAACTCGAGGTCGGCCGGTTTCTGGATTCGGTCCGGGCGGCCTGA
- the otnK gene encoding 3-oxo-tetronate kinase, protein MKLSLGCIADDYTGASDLANTLTRQGLRTVQTIGVPSDDLALPEVDAVVVSLKSRSIEAGVAVDRSRAAEKWLRGRGAGHVLFKICSTFDSTDAGNIGPVMDALRADSGDAIVLVTPAFPETGRTVYQGNLFVGSVPLNESPLKDHPLNPMHDSNLVRVLACQSQTKVGLVDLATLTRGADAVRGRLADLAGNGLGAAIIDAVFDRDLETIGNIALDHRLSVGASGIGLGIARALVASGKVKSASAGADAGAAVGGPAACLAGSCSQATLAQIANAEKTMAVLHLDPEQIVAGPGEVRRALAWANDRISGGPILIASSSTPDQVAALQFRHGRDAAGHAIEQAMADIAEGLVRSGVRRLVVAGGETSGAVVDRLRIPGFLVGAEIAAGVPVLRAVGADKGDMLLALKSGNFGGTEFFSDALKLMR, encoded by the coding sequence GTGAAATTGTCTCTGGGCTGCATCGCCGACGACTACACCGGCGCCTCCGATCTCGCCAATACGCTGACCCGCCAGGGCCTGCGCACGGTGCAGACGATTGGCGTTCCCTCGGACGATCTCGCGCTGCCGGAGGTCGACGCGGTCGTGGTGTCGCTCAAGAGCCGCTCGATCGAGGCCGGCGTTGCGGTCGATCGTTCGCGCGCCGCCGAGAAATGGCTGCGCGGCCGCGGTGCCGGTCACGTGCTGTTCAAGATCTGCTCGACCTTCGATTCCACCGACGCCGGCAATATCGGCCCCGTGATGGATGCGCTGCGCGCCGATTCGGGCGACGCGATCGTGCTGGTGACGCCGGCCTTTCCGGAAACCGGCCGCACCGTCTATCAGGGCAATCTGTTCGTCGGTTCCGTGCCGCTGAACGAAAGCCCGCTAAAGGATCACCCGCTCAACCCGATGCACGATTCCAACCTGGTGCGGGTGCTGGCGTGCCAGAGCCAAACCAAGGTCGGGTTGGTCGATCTCGCCACGCTCACGCGCGGCGCGGATGCGGTTCGCGGGCGCCTCGCCGATCTCGCGGGCAACGGCCTTGGCGCCGCGATCATTGACGCCGTGTTCGACCGCGATCTCGAAACAATTGGAAACATTGCGCTGGATCATCGCCTGTCCGTCGGCGCGTCCGGCATCGGGCTCGGCATTGCGCGGGCGCTGGTTGCGTCCGGCAAGGTCAAATCTGCTTCCGCAGGCGCAGATGCCGGCGCAGCGGTCGGTGGACCGGCCGCCTGCCTGGCGGGGAGTTGCTCACAGGCGACGCTGGCCCAGATCGCAAACGCCGAAAAGACCATGGCCGTGCTGCATCTCGATCCCGAACAGATCGTCGCGGGACCGGGCGAGGTGCGTCGCGCGCTGGCCTGGGCGAACGACCGAATCAGCGGCGGTCCCATCCTGATCGCCTCAAGCTCGACGCCGGATCAGGTTGCAGCTCTGCAGTTTCGGCATGGCCGCGATGCAGCCGGACATGCCATCGAGCAGGCAATGGCCGATATCGCAGAAGGCCTGGTGCGCTCAGGCGTGCGGCGATTGGTGGTCGCCGGTGGTGAAACTTCAGGCGCCGTCGTCGATCGCCTGCGCATTCCCGGATTCCTCGTAGGCGCAGAAATCGCTGCAGGAGTGCCGGTTTTGCGTGCCGTCGGTGCCGACAAGGGCGACATGCTGCTTGCCCTGAAATCAGGCAATTTCGGCGGAACGGAATTTTTCTCCGATGCGCTGAAGCTGATGCGCTGA
- the otnI gene encoding 2-oxo-tetronate isomerase: MPRFAANLSMMFTDVPFLDRFEAAAKAGFTSVEFLFPYDHPAEAVGERLKRNGLTQALFNLPPGNWDAGEKGFAALPERFDDLKRSLETALPYAKATGVKRLHLMAGIANRSQPKAVEQFYKSVAWAAEFFAPHGLDVVIEPINARNVPGYFLNDFGFARDLITELKIPNLKLQFDIYHCQIIHGDVTMRLREMMPITGHVQIASIPSRNEPDGEELNYPFLFAELDRLGYGGFVGCEYNPRGKTTDGLGWFKPYAGVTP; this comes from the coding sequence ATGCCGCGCTTTGCCGCCAATCTCTCCATGATGTTCACCGATGTGCCGTTCCTCGACCGTTTTGAGGCGGCGGCGAAGGCGGGATTTACATCCGTCGAATTCCTGTTTCCCTACGACCATCCGGCGGAGGCCGTCGGCGAGCGGCTGAAGCGCAATGGCCTGACGCAGGCGCTGTTCAACCTGCCGCCGGGCAATTGGGACGCCGGTGAAAAGGGATTTGCCGCGCTGCCGGAACGCTTTGACGATCTGAAGCGAAGCCTTGAGACGGCGCTTCCTTACGCGAAGGCGACCGGCGTCAAGCGGCTGCATCTGATGGCCGGCATCGCCAACCGAAGCCAACCGAAAGCCGTCGAGCAGTTTTATAAATCGGTGGCGTGGGCCGCGGAATTCTTCGCGCCTCATGGCCTCGACGTCGTGATCGAGCCGATCAATGCCCGCAACGTGCCGGGCTACTTTCTCAACGATTTTGGCTTCGCGCGCGACTTGATCACCGAGCTGAAGATTCCGAACCTGAAACTGCAGTTCGACATCTATCACTGCCAGATCATTCATGGCGACGTTACCATGCGGCTGCGCGAGATGATGCCGATCACAGGCCACGTCCAGATCGCCAGCATTCCCTCGCGCAACGAGCCCGACGGCGAGGAACTGAACTATCCGTTCCTGTTCGCCGAACTCGACCGGCTCGGCTATGGCGGCTTCGTCGGCTGCGAATACAATCCGCGCGGCAAGACCACCGACGGCCTCGGCTGGTTCAAGCCCTATGCCGGAGTAACGCCGTGA
- the ltnD gene encoding L-threonate dehydrogenase, which translates to MPESAKPRVAVIGLGSMGFGMATSLRRAGLEVTGCDVSADSVKRFVADGGKGASTPAEAAKSADIVVSVVVNAAQTETILFGANGVAETLGKGAVFISSATMDPDIARRLAKQLEATGRRYLDAPISGGAQRAAQGELTILASGSPAAFAKARPALDAMAAKLYELGDDAGQGAAFKMINQLLAGVHIAAASEAIAFAAKQGLDIRKVYEVITASAGNSWMFENRMPHVLDGDYAPRSAVEIFVKDLGIIQDMARSQKFPVPVAAAALQMFLMTAASGMGRDDDASVARMYARVTGTHLPGEPK; encoded by the coding sequence ATGCCAGAATCCGCCAAACCGCGCGTTGCCGTCATCGGGCTGGGCTCGATGGGTTTTGGCATGGCGACCTCGCTCCGCCGCGCAGGCCTCGAGGTCACCGGCTGTGACGTCTCTGCGGATTCCGTGAAACGGTTCGTGGCCGATGGCGGCAAGGGGGCGAGCACGCCGGCGGAAGCCGCGAAATCGGCCGACATCGTGGTCAGCGTTGTCGTCAACGCGGCGCAGACCGAAACCATCCTGTTTGGCGCCAATGGCGTCGCGGAAACCCTGGGCAAGGGGGCGGTGTTCATCTCGTCGGCCACCATGGACCCCGACATCGCGCGGCGGCTCGCCAAACAGTTGGAAGCAACCGGGCGGCGCTACCTCGACGCGCCGATCTCCGGCGGCGCGCAACGGGCGGCGCAGGGCGAACTCACCATTTTGGCCTCAGGCAGCCCGGCCGCCTTTGCCAAAGCGCGCCCGGCACTCGATGCGATGGCCGCGAAACTTTACGAACTCGGCGATGACGCAGGCCAGGGCGCCGCCTTCAAGATGATCAACCAGCTCCTCGCCGGCGTCCACATCGCCGCCGCCTCGGAAGCCATCGCGTTCGCCGCCAAGCAGGGCCTCGACATCCGAAAGGTCTACGAGGTGATCACCGCTTCCGCCGGCAATTCCTGGATGTTCGAGAACCGCATGCCGCATGTGCTCGACGGCGATTATGCGCCGCGCAGCGCGGTGGAGATCTTTGTAAAAGACCTCGGCATCATCCAGGACATGGCGCGCTCGCAAAAGTTCCCGGTGCCGGTTGCAGCCGCCGCGCTGCAGATGTTCTTGATGACGGCCGCATCCGGCATGGGCCGCGATGACGACGCCTCGGTGGCGCGGATGTATGCTCGCGTCACCGGCACGCATCTGCCCGGCGAACCGAAATAG